One window of Trichomycterus rosablanca isolate fTriRos1 chromosome 2, fTriRos1.hap1, whole genome shotgun sequence genomic DNA carries:
- the cacng6a gene encoding calcium channel, voltage-dependent, gamma subunit 6a: MWSTFITQNEETTGSAARGPEALTGMMGVRSGGKKRRARVASPSLSETQEGKIKLAFLVAMVGITLTVLAVGTEFWVEMAPAKNFYNNETCLAAHYGLWKSCTKTLLIADVDPERKTCGPLDLPGVSNCTFFKIYTTGENTVLFRKTPPKNLTVLSAMLAIFSLFLMMMGAICIVMAISKGVLFFLKPASVCFILSGTLVFLSLIIFHQSVLSLLASDHSVPLHYELSWSVTCVGCAAAILIVAGGLFLLLALPYSPWEKCKSNRNNGSL, translated from the exons ATGTGGTCCACTTTCATCACGCAGAATGAAGAGACCACAGGCAGTGCAGCCAGAGGACCCGAAGCGCTGACTGGAATGATGGGTGTGCGATCAGGAGGTAAAAAGCGGCGTGCACGAGTGGCCTCGCCGTCCCTAAGCGAGACTCAGGAGGGGAAAATCAAGCTAGCATTCCTCGTGGCTATGGTGGGCATCACACTGACTGTACTAGCAGTGGGCACGGAATTCTGGGTGGAGATGGCACCGGCAAAGAACTTTTACAACAATGAGACGTGTCTGGCTGCACACTATGGGCTGTGGAAGAGCTGTACGAAGACTCTGTTGATTGCTGATGTTGATCCTGAACGGAAAACCTGCGGCCCTCTCGACTTACCTGGAG TATCAAACTGCACCTTCTTCAAGATCTACACAACTGGAGAAAACACTGTCCTGTTTCGAAAGACACCGCCCAAGA ATCTGACTGTACTGTCTGCTATGTTGGCCATCTTCAGCCTCTTCTTGATGATGATGGGAGCTATTTGTATCGTCATGGCTATTAGTAAAGGTGTACTGTTCTTCCTGAAGCCAGCCTCAGTCTGTTTTATATTATCAG GTACCTTGGTCTTTCTGTCACTCATCATTTTCCATCAGTCGGTTCTGTCGTTATTGGCGAGTGACCACTCAGTTCCTTTACACTACGAACTGTCATGGTCAGTGACGTGTGTGGGATGTGCTGCTGCCATACTAATAGTTGCGGGAGGTTTATTTCTTCTTCTAGCACTTCCATACAGTccttgggaaaaatgcaaatctAACAGGAACAATGGCAGCTTGTGA